Proteins found in one Diorhabda sublineata isolate icDioSubl1.1 chromosome 9, icDioSubl1.1, whole genome shotgun sequence genomic segment:
- the LOC130448887 gene encoding juvenile hormone esterase-like, translating into MSRFYFTAIFLVSFTANLVNGDDYYQPFPLGIVKGKKRTTITGVTVYSFQGIPYAEPPTGEYRFRSAKPKEPWTDILDATQERSFCLQMTSDTVAGSEDCLFMNIFSPKDPSSSPNLPVMVYIYGGGFIEGTSEDVNIGPDHLMNYDVVYVTFNYRVGPFGFFSTGDEVIPGNYGLKDQLEAIKFVKNYIQYFGGNPEKITIFGQSAGSASVQYQLLSPKARGLFRGAICESGSAISAWAYQSNQTEISYLLASLLNPSLKNASSTEVYQYMKQLPAEQIDRAAHIIQKMEKPSDNQIQQGFYFAPVIEPEHDDAFLTQSMFRMFLLGTFNTEVKIMVGVNSEENLFYVSNMTNLEQMATEITADSSILIPRGLRANESKKAEIANKIKEFYSPYLPFSLNWRSLIKYFSDQSFARSLIKSAELQSRWTDVWFYEFAFHGVLGGYTEESVDGFSEDVRHGEEMSFILRRNYGGLNTTDLSKYPEIDQLVQKRVITMWTNFAKYLNPTPEPTELLENIIWPTVKPEDFKYLAIGSWLEVKTNPKLDMYMFWNEIFYTYGAQPFISW; encoded by the exons ATGTCGCGCTTCTACTTCACAgcaatttttcttgtttccttCACTGCAAATCTAGtg AACGGCGACGATTATTATCAACCATTTCCATTGGGTATAGTGAAAGGTAAAAAAAGAACCACCATAACGGGCGTGACTGTTTATTCATTTCAAGGAATACCGTACGCCGAACCACCTACAGGGGAATATAGATTCAGG tcCGCTAAACCGAAAGAACCGTGGACCGATATTCTAGATGCGACACAAGAAAgaagtttttgtctacaaatgACCTCCGATACAGTTGCCGGTAGTGAAGATTGTCTTTTCATGAACATATTTTCGCccaaa gaTCCAAGTTCGAGTCCAAACCTCCCGGTGATGGTTTATATTTACGGTGGAGGTTTCATCGAAGGTACTTCTGAAGACGTCAACATCGGTCCCGATCATCTAATGAATTACGATGTTGTTTACGTCACTTTCAATTACAGAGTCGGACCTTTCG gTTTCTTTTCCACCGGAGACGAAGTTATACCCGGTAATTACGGACTTAAAGATCAATTGGAAGCtataaaattcgttaaaaattacattcaatatttcGGTGGTAATCCggaaaaaattactattttcgGTCAAAGTGCTGGTTCGGCTTCAGTTCAATATCAACTTTTGAGTCCTAAAGCTAGAG gATTATTCAGAGGGGCTATTTGCGAAAGCGGTTCGGCAATAAGCGCTTGGGCTTATCAAAGCAACCAAACCGAAATTTCTTATTTGCTAGCATCTTTACTCAATCCCTCTTTAAAAAATGCTTCATCCACGGAAGTTTATCAATATATGAAACAATTACCAGCCGAACAAATCGACAGAGCCGCTCATATCATACAGAAAATG gaaaaaccTTCAGACAATCAAATCCAGCAAGGATTTTATTTCGCTCCAGTTATCGAGCCCGAACACGACGATGCATTTTTGACTCAATCAATGTTCAGGATGTTTCTCTTGGGAACCTTTAATACAGAAGTAAAAATTATGGTCGGGGTAAATTCcgaagaaaatcttttttacGTATCCA ataTGACCAATCTTGAACAAATGGCCACCGAAATAACTGCGGATAGTTCAATATTGATTCCAAGAGGACTACGAGCTAATGAATCGAAGAAAGCTGAAATAGCAAATAAGattaaagaattttattctCCCTACCTTCCCTTTTCCTTAAACTGGAGAAGCTTGATAAAg TATTTCAGTGATCAAAGTTTTGCTAGATCTCTTATCAAATCAGCTGAATTACAATCGAGATGGACTGACGTTTGGTTTTACGAATTTGCATTTCATGGTGTTTTGGGAGGATATACTGAAGAATCAG TTGATGGTTTCTCTGAGGATGTCAGACATGGGGAAGAGATGAGTTTTATACTTAGACGTAATTACGGAGGGTTAAATACAACTGATTTATCGAAATATCCGGAAATCGATCAACTGGTCCAAAAACGAGTGATCACGATGTGGACCAACTTTGCCAAATATTT GAATCCTACTCCTGAACCAACTgaactattagaaaatataatttggcCTACCGTTAAGCCTGaagatttcaaatatttagctATTGGATCTTGGTTAGAAGTTAAAACTAATCCGAAGCTGGACATGTATATGTTTTGGAACGAAATATTCTATACATATGGCGCACAACCTTTtatttcttggtaa
- the LOC130448763 gene encoding RNA-binding protein NOB1, with amino-acid sequence MMNSIKLINYLVADTAAFIQNTQLQNVANNIFTCPDVVNEINNKRQLRRLAVLPYALIVKEPFPENIKLVTDFSKKTGDYRSLSATDIKVLALTYQLEKEKVGTEHLRTKPIVEKAEITTENKLDTNPDVTGFFLPTDSEEIGIENNESDKIRDENDTENILVPVKEDDDTSGGESDDGEDDDDSDSGWITPSNVKIVKQQVNSDLLEQKKVEVACMTTDFAMQNVLLQMNLNVSALDGRLIKQLRTYILRCYACFKTTSIMTKKFCPKCGNDTLKKVGVSLDEHGKMQIHINIKRPLTAKGKRFSLPRIKGGKHPNNPILVEDQPMPDNKPTRLARTKNNPLDDDYTAGFSPFVMRDINSKSAQLCIRPGQEIKHWMRKNPNESRRRRK; translated from the exons ATGATGAATTCTATTAAGTTAATCAATTATTTAGTAGCAGATACGGCTGCATTTATACAAAATACCCAATTACAG AATGTTGCAAATAATATCTTCACCTGCCCGGATGTagttaatgaaattaataataaaaggcAACTTAGACGCCTAGCTGTCCTTCCTTACGCTCTTATAGTCAAAGAACCATTTcctgaaaatatcaaattggtcacagatttttccaaaaaaactggagattatcgtAGTTTATCGGCAACTGATATAAAAGTATTGGCATTAACATACCAActcgaaaaagaaaaagtggGTACAGAACACCTTAGAACCAAACCTATTGTGGAAAAAGCGGAAATAActactgaaaataaattagatacaaATCCAGATGTTACCGGCTTCTTTCTACCGACAGATTCAGAAGAAATTGGAATTGAAAACAACGAATCTGATAAAATTAGAGatgaaaatgatacagaaaatatattggttCCAGTAAAAGAAG ATGATGATACTTCTGGTGGTGAAAGTGATGATGGAGAAGATGATGATGATTCTGATAGTGGTTGGATAACTCCCTCGAACGTAAAAATAGTAAAGCAACAAGTAAACTCAGATTTATTAGAACAGAAAAAGGTGGAAGTAGCTTGTATGACAACAGATTTTGCTATGCAAAATGTGCTTCTCCAAATGAATCTTAATGTATCCGCTTTAGACGGTCGATTAATAAAACAGTTGAGGACGTATATTCTACGTTGTTATGCCTGTTTCAAAACTACAAGTATAATGACTAAAAAGTTCTGTCCAAAGTGTGGTAACgacactttgaaaaaagttggTGTATCACTAGATGAACATGGTAAAATGCAGatacatattaatataaaacgaCCGCTCACAGCAAAAGGGAAAAGATTTAGTTTGCCACGAATAAAAGGAGGTAAACATCCTAATAATCCTATATTAGTAGAAGACCAGCCAATGCCTGACAACAAACCCACCAGGCTAGCTCGTACTAAGAATAATCCATTAGATGATGATTATACCGCag GTTTTTCGCCTTTTGTAATGAGagatattaattcaaaatcGGCCCAGTTGTGTATACGACCAGGACAAGAAATCAAACATTGGATGAGGAAGAATCCAAACGAATCAAGAAGAAGAAGGAAATGA
- the LOC130448764 gene encoding ribonuclease P protein subunit p40-like, which yields MEIPEVYNFLARDSLLTVEKFEGHLPFNNITINNFHYNHLVSIITPEEIDISKIKSDLETGIYYMIHDLQLQELTNIEFISSFIRNGTLTLLNVDERIDCDNCISITSDGKLYMNLDKDTYQSLGIEGIPSHFTNKLKNRYIVNVDLTEDNLLNNKSKLEKLKSCLQIFKKIKVIVIWEAPDEEVCPSSIAKYFADLGYRVQQCSSTFNSFVVNTKIPVSNITNWDKDETLEFIEWLGMLMLDCNLEPDVTNYLSSYSPPYEHGTKVEKTHCLKLQGFFSSTFIQQILKRLCNINSNKWVAVYVQGFSDCPVTWGSEEQHYFTNGDNGYILIFNTDGGLICTYKCSRKRYK from the exons ATGGAAATACCAGAAGTATATAATTTTCTAGCACGAGATTCTTTGTTAACCGTAGAAAAATTTGAAGGGCATTTACCTTTCAATAACATTACTATCAACAACTTTCATTACAATCATTTG gtATCAATTATTACTCCAGAAgaaatagatatttcaaaaataaaaagtgatttaGAGACTGGTATATATTACATGATACACGATTTACAACTTCAAGAATTAACTAATATCGAGtttatttctagttttataAGAAATG GCACATTAACTTTGTTAAATGTAGATGAAAGAATAGACTGTGATAATTGTATTAGTATTACAAGCGATGGTAAACTGTATATGAATTTAGATAAAGATACTTATCAGTCTCTTGGTATAGAAGGAATACCATcacattttacaaataaattaaaaaatcgtTACA TCGTTAATGTAGATTTAACTgaagataatttattaaataataaatcaaaactcgAAAAATTAAAGTCGTGTTTgcaaatattcaaaaagataAAAGTTATTGTGATTTGGGAAGCGCCAGATGAAGAAGTATGTCCTTCTTCAATAGCCAAATATTTTGCCGACCTCGGTTATCGAGTACAACAATGTTCTTCAACTTTTAATTCGTTTGTGGTAAATACAAAAATTCCTGTATCTAATATTACAAATTGGGATAAAGATGAAACATTAGAATTTATCGAATGGTTAGGAATGTTGATGCTCGATTGCAACTTAGAACCGGATGTCACCAACTATTTATCTAGTTATTCACCACCTTATGAACATGGTACTAAGGTAGAAAAAACACATTGCTTGAAGTTACAGGGTTTTTTTTCTTCCACTTTCATCCAACAAATTCTCAAACGCTTATG taACATTAATTCTAATAAATGGGTCGCAGTTTACGTTCAGGGATTTTCTGATTGTCCCGTAACTTGGGGTTCAGAAGAACAACACTACTTTACCAATGGAGATAACGgatacattttaattttcaatacagATGGTGGATTAATTTGTACTTATAAATGCTCTAGGAAaagatataaatga